In Apteryx mantelli isolate bAptMan1 chromosome 8, bAptMan1.hap1, whole genome shotgun sequence, the genomic window GTTCTTCAGATAAGGCTTACATCTTTCGGTCATGcaccatagtcactgcagccactCACGAATTCCGTTCACGTGACAGAAGTTGAAAGATAAAGACGTGGAAGCAAATACCATTATTTGAAATTATCCCTGCAAACTTACTACACTATGTTAAAATTATCTTTTCAGTATAACTACATATCAGACACTCAGAACAGTCAGATACATAGCAGGATtcataaaacaaaaattctggTAAATTATCATACTGTGCATTGAACAACAACGTGCCTATAATATCAAAGAGAAATTTAGCTCTTTGACCAGACAGTAtactttatttctcatttttgttcttattaaatTTGCTACCTTGTGACAGCAGCCTTAGAATAAAACAAATTCAGGTGGTAATATTTAGATCAATTGTTCTTATCCTAATTTTTCTTATTTGCCTTGAATCTTTTGTTGGCTTTGAATCATGCTACACAATTAGTTCTTAATCACAGTTCAGGTCTTGGTGACTAATTTGTTTCAGAACATATTGTAATTACTCAGCAGCAGATACTTGCTTTCCAGATACTAAAATTTAACAATATAAAAGCAAAGTGAATAGTAATGAATTGAATTAGAAGGAGTAATTTCTATATTCTACAATGTACAAACTTAAAACTATTAAAACATTAAGTACCTTTCCATTTTAATACTATTTACAGATTGGTGTTTTTATTAGTATACTTATAAACTCACAAGGAAAGTGGAAAATCAGGTCCAAGGAATTTTACTTTCTGTCCTCAACAGATTCTCTGCTTATGCTTTTTTTAGTTGCTAAGAAATTCAACATTCAACTTCATGACAATaggtagtaatttttttttatcaagaAAATAGAGAGTGTGTTACTATTTCCGTGCAGTTCAGGCCTGGGATCACAGTGCAAAACCACCTCATCAGGAATTTGAATTAATATGCTGGACCATGAATACCTATATATAAAGCATTGATATATTTTCCACTCTGTTATAAGCAAAATGATAGAGGAAAGGGGCAGATGATAATGTCTTAAAATGTCACAGCCAGGTTTGCCAGAATTAGTTTTCAGAGCTCTAAATCTGACTGAAAGGCAAGTGTTCTCACAGACTGATTCCTATGGGCTTTCTTGAAATTTCTAACCGAAGCAATGATCGAGGGTGAAGGGGGATCCTTTCAGGTGGAATCTTGATTATCATTTAAGCTATTACTCATTGCCTTTTATGAAAAGGCTTAGAGTAAAAGATGTTACATAGAGTAATCTTACTTAAAGATGTTACTATTTAAATTAAAGTTGTATATTTAAAGctgaaaaactaaaagaaaaaagatatctTAAATGCTATGTTTGCTCCCACTTCTGTTTGTGGCTTTAAAATTGCCTCTTCTAAAATGCTGCTTCATCTGCTTGGAAGACTggtaaaacagcaggaaactAAGCCTCTGCAGAGGAGAATTGCTGTCCTTGGTGCAGGACAAACGAAAAACAGGGAACTTGATGCAAGTGCAAGGGCAGTGGAAAGGCTGGTACagaactacagcaggttgcctcTGGAGATTTTGGAATCTCATTGGTTTGAGCTTTTGAGGACAGATTAAATAATACCAGACCAAGGGAATAGTTTAAGAACAGGAGTGGCTGATCCCTGACCCTTCACCCTGTTGGAATAGTGGCATCTGAACTCTTGATATTTTTTGAGAATTTGTATTCAGATTTTGGTTAGAGCTCACTTAGCTCTTTATTGCATTCAAGGACTCAAATATAAAGCATCCTCAGTATATGTTCCCCTGTGTGTAGCTTCTGCATGAACTCACTTACTGTCTTTATGCAAGAATGCTCCCAGAATGGGTTTGCTGTTGAGATGAAAActcttcctttgatttttttttttttttctccatttgaaatggagaaaacaaatgagaaaatttAGCCTATCCACTGACTATTGCTGGATTATTCCCCAAGTGCCACTTTCTAAACTTACTTGGCTTTTGTGACGGTTTTTTTCATGATTCAGTATGTtaagaacatttttgttttaacatttattttcagcatttatTACTGTGGTACAACAAAGGCATATAACTTACATCATGAGTTTCTTGGTGTTGCTAGGTTCTTTCTGATTTGTTACTAGTTTGTTGATGTCACATGCATCAGAAGATACTGATTACTGGATCAGTCCAATTTGTATCTTTTACACTatttaatatgtatttattttttcttaaaaattcaagGTGTGTACATCTCGATTCTGGTTTAATTACCGTCACGTGGCAAATACTCTTTCAGTGTACAGAAGTGTCAAGAGACTGGGCATTCCTGATAGGTGAGAGAATCTTGGTGAATACAATTGcttgcaaatgtaaagttctcctgtTATCTGAAACAGTATAAAATTATAGCTCTTTAGAGTATAACTGGATAAAAGTAAAGAGTAAAAATGTGATCACATCAGTATATTGAAAAGTACAGTAATATtattcaaaatgaaaaggaacaagtTATATCATGAAACTTCTAGTTGGAATAGAgtaatttgattaaaaaagaggAGCTATCTGGCCACTAAATTATACCACTTAATAAATTGGTAAAAGTATAATGTGAAAATTGGTAAATGCATTGAGAAGTGACAATATTACTCCAAAATATAGCTTTTACTGTGCTGTATTTTCCTTTCAGTGTGGAGATGGTAGCAACCCTGACTGTAGTTAAAATGTAAGACTTCCATGCCTTTAACTACGCTGAGAATCTTTAAACTAAAGCTGTTGAACAAAGCAGCTCCTACGTATTGAAAGTAGCCTTGAAAAATCCATTTTGCCTGACATTTTTAGGAGAAGCCAGAGGCTTTGTCTATCCATGCAAACTGTACTTCCGTAGCTATAGCATGATGGTTAAAATATTATTCTCTGATAGCAGAATTAGGAAGATGAATAAATTGTTCTAAGGTGTCTTTATAATTGTGTTGCTAGTGATAATTTTTTAGGGGTATAACTATTTTGGAATGTAATTTACTTGCATAAAAACTGTGAAAACAAATGGTAGTAGTTCACTGTAGTATTTCCAGCATGTCTAGGTAAAGAGGTAGAAGTCACTAAAAGAGTAACTTCTATCTGTTTTTGAAAATGGGGATGTTGAAACCTAATTTTTACAAGAATTTTGGGGCTATAAATCCAATAAAACATAGCACAAGGCTCTGTAGGCTGAAAGCCACAGATGTGTGCCATTTTTTGCACATATCATACAGAAGCATCTAACTTCCCTCATATATTGCATTTGAAGCATAGGCACCATGGGTGCTAACTTAGAAATTCTTCTTAGAAACTGAGGACTTTTGTCTTCCCTAATCTGTCTTGCTCCACCATGAAGGTAAAAATGTGGCAGCTtcagaaatactgcaaaaattGCAGTGTAGCTGAAGGTTTCTGTTGTTTGGTCATATGGTCTGTTTCTTATCCATACCCAAGGATCTGGAAATGGATCTCAAAAAAGGCAACAATCCTGTAGACTAAGACAAGAGTAAGACATTGGAGGAGACCTAGGGAGATAGATAATCTAATTTCTCCCATCTCCAGCAGTTTTCACATGAGTTTCAGTGGGTTTGTCCCGGAGAATACTGGAGAAACTTCTTTtacttggttttcttttttttgctgcaaAACTTCATTCTAAATGTTgataagataaaaaaaataaaataaaattacatttaaaaaatatatcattgttctctctttttgggggggaaagggtaGGATTTGTGCATAAGTCTGTTTTGTACAGAGCTGTGTCAGTCTGGTGTTTTAAACAAATTTGTCATCAAACAATAGAACTCATTAGGAAATGCTTTCTGGTTTTATGATTGTAAGTTGCTCTGGTTTGTTGGCATGTGGCCACAATTCTCCAATTTGTAAGAGGAAAGTTTTGTTAGAATAAAAGAATCAAAATGATCTGAGAAATTGCTTTTGATTGCTGGAATCATTATCCAATATAAGTTTCACATCAAGGGAATAGcagtgatataatacatgattAGATTACTTTTGTTTAACAGTTAAGCTACGAGTTAACGCTTAGATTTTTTTACTGAGTATGTGGACAATCTGTTCATTTGCACACAATGGTTCTGTTTGTCCATGGGGGATTTCACTTGCTTCTAAGAACACCATGTGGTGTTCTTAAAACTTTGCATGTTCATGTTTACCTGTCTGTACTACTACCATGCAGAACTTGTCTCTGAGTGTGcaattattctttctttccttttttaatagacTGTCACACAGTTCTTGAAAATAGTGCTAAATTGTGGGACTAGTGATGGCTTAGCCTGGAATATTCTCTTTTGAGTGTAATGCataaaatgggtatacacaagaCTCCCTCAATAAATCTACAGGGTTTATTTTTGACACTTGCTTCCAACTGACTCCCTTTTAATAGCACTCctttctataaaaataattttgtactgGTATGcatatgcaaggaaaaaaaaatctttatttctcttctgtcacTGTCCTCCTCTGGATTCTCTTGTTAGACCTTCATACTTATTTTGGTGTTTtattcccattgaaatcaattaCTTTGATTATTTTTGAGGATCTGTGCTTATGTTACGTGGAGAGCATTTGTGTCTCTTTCTGTGCAGCATGGAGCATGTCGGCGCTTACTAAACAATGACACGACTCTTACAGTGCTCAGGCAGACACAGAGGTGAATGATGACAGACCCAGGAATGGTATTGAAATGGCAGGTCACAGTTTAGTTTTTAACTGTGCATCTTGCGAGTCAGGAATAGAATTGAGCTTTGCTTTTATAAGTATCATTTGGGAGAATACTAAGATCACTTGTTCTGGGAGAAATTCTATCAAAGAATGAGTCACCTGAGAAAAAGACTAACTTCACCTCAGTCCAGACGTATTTTTTCTAGCGCTAAAGGTCTCCAATCTACTACTTGTTATTACATATTTTGACCCTACCCTGACCCTGGCAAATGAAATATGGATCTTGGCTGCATACAAGCTAGGGCAGTTTTATAATGTTAGTCCTCCAAGTGCtgggtgttttttcttggtaattAGATGACAAAATCTGTCTGGTGTCAGCCCAGTCGCATTCTTCGGGGGAATTCCCTGTTAGCACAGGGAATCAGGTAATAGTGTATCAAATGCGGTATAATAGTTTGAAAAACAGGAGCTCTTCAGATCTCAAGAAAAGAATCAGCATACCGCTTCTAACTGAGGAGGGTGAGAGAAGGTGAGTGTGCTGGGATTTCTTCTGTGGAACAGCATGAAATGGTTTATTGCTGTgtaaactcagattttttttaaagtgttgtgCTGGCCTAGGTCCGGTCAAATCTGTACCGTGAAGTTGCTAATGCTAACTAATCTTGTACTCAGCTTTGCTTAACTAAATCCTACAGGTAAATACCAGCtgactgtgtgtgcatgtgtggtaTCTTTATAACAGTGGGGATGTACACAAGGAAACAGGGTATAACCGAGCAAAGTTTCACCTACAGTGACAGGAATCTTCTTAAAGTTACAAGCTATCGTTTTAGTTACGGCACGTTTTTGTTGTCATTTCTGTTTGACTGATCTGTGAAAGTAAAAAGTCTGAAATATTTCCGTCTTATTTTTCATAGTCACATTGTGCTGATGCTGGCAGATGATATGGCATGTAATCCCAGAAATCCCAAACCAGCTACTGTGTTTAGCCATAAAAACATGGAGCTGAATGTTTATGGAGATGATGTGGAAGTGGATTACCGAAGCTATGAGGTGACTGTGCTTTAATTAAATAACCGGGGTTTTGTTGGTATTTTTGGTTTAAGGCTTTATAAAATCTATGCAGTTTGAGGAAGTCTTTCCATTCCTATTACTAGATTTGGGCTGGGCTTTTATTATTATCTGATGAGTTTAAAAAATACTCCCCAAAACATAATATTggatttgtatttaaaatttagTATACTGTTCTAAACACTAGAAATATGTAGTTGTGTGTTGGCTATCTTAAAGAATGGAATAACCACAATTATTTTGAGACTAGGTGGAACTCCTTTTGTATCCTAGGAATGTACAGATGTTACTGAACTTTCTCTTCTGTGGAAAAGAGAGATAGGTGGTTAGTGTCTCGTCTTGCAAACACACCGCAGTTAAATTTTCAGCATGCAAGTAAAATGTTTAATAGGGAGGTCTGCTTGTATCTTAAGCATATGCTTTTATCAGTATAAAACAAGCCTCCTCCTAGTCATTATTGTAAAATAGTTAATACATAGAAATAGTTGCTGTGTTTTATCACCTTTTGTGTACTACGACTTCAAACAGACCATTTCTTTACCAGGTGATCTTAAGTTGGACAGCACTTACACGGTTTAGTAGTGCTATATAATTATTGATAAAGCAAAAAAAGGTTTATAGGAGCCTATTTTCTTATCTAGTAGgtgtcttgttttatttttgaagctTTATATAAAGAAGTGAAGATATGACAGAGAAATAGATATGTTCTTTTTATCATGTTTTTTTCCGTGAGTATGAATTTTGTGCTAGCATTTTTTGAGCTGTATATGTCTGCATGAAGAGCAAGTGGTGTTTTATAGAATGTTTTACAATCACTATCCAGATGATCTGGTCAGTCAAAGACTTACGTAACTgaaattgattttgttttttctttcctgagttGCAGAGGGAATCTAAAGTCTGTTTTTCCATAGTAACGCACACTAACGTTGGAGCATTTTGTGAGTACATGAGGAGCTTTGGTAGAACAAAGCTATATACTTTGGCAGGCTTTCAGATCAATGAAGATGTATTTAGTAATTATAATGGTAGTAGACTTATTTGATATAATAAAGCAACAGGCTGATGTTAGTGGGATAAAATAAAAGGTACTGTATGATCATGAGCCTTATTAGAGCAAAACCTTCAACAGAAAATTTCCATCGATGCAGTTCTACTATCCAGTTTTGCATCTTGTTAGAtaaactgtgttttatttttcaattatttattttatggaaCCCAGCCCAGAGTAGTTGAtcaatatttttatctttatGCTTCTGTTCATAGGTTACTGTGGAAAATTTCTTGCGTGTATTAACAGGAAGAATCCCACCAGGTACACCTCGATCTAAACGTCTTCTTTCTGATGACAGAAGCAACATTCTAATATATATGACAGGTAATTACAGGTTTGTGTATATAATTCATTGACTTTTGTTGTTCAATAGGATGGGGCTGTTTGAAAGCATGAAATCCCATCAAGAgtccaaataaacaaaaaaacagtagagtgaatgttttttgttgttgtttgtttagcATGTCATACAGTAAtcaagaaaaaaacctgtaagaCAGTACTTAGCAAAGATAGTTTCCAGTCTAAATGATGCACACATACTGTTCTTACTGttgtaatattttcttttgttggGGTCCCTTTGGAGAAAGAgaattgtttggctttttttagaAAGACAGCTGACCAGGTCATAGGTTTTTCTATAACTTAGAAGCCTCCCTAACTTgtgtgcctgcctgcctccccccccccccccccttcaggtCATGGTGGAAATGGTTTCCTAAAATTTCAAGATTCTGAAGAAATCACAAATGTAGAACTTGCTGATGCCTTTGAACAAATGTGGCAGAAAAGAAGGtaagaaaaatgtattatttagaGATTGAATAGTGTATTTCATGAGCATGTGTGAAGTCTAGCTGGTAGGTCACTGTTGCTTGCTTTTCAACAGTGATACTATCTGTTGTCCGTAAAATTGCCTGACACTTTGCATGCAAAAAGAAGagctttggtttttatttttggctTCCTGCAGTTACAGCTGCTCAAATGAGTATCTTTGGCTAATCTCACATTTAACAATCGATCAGTGTGAACTATACTGTTCCTTAGGTTCCTAGCAGTTACCTGGTAACTAAGAAGCAAAGTATATATATGTTGTTTCAATCTAAAGAAAGGCAAGTAAGAaggctgttttatttctttcaggtACAATGAATTGTTGTTTATTATTGATACTTGTCAAGGAGCATCCATGTATGAACGATTTTATTCACCTAATATAATGGCCTTGGCTAGCAGCCAAGTAGGAGAAGATTCTTTATCAGTAAGTAAATTTTTGTGAACCTAAAGGTGATTTTCAGAATTCCTGTGTGAGCTAAAAGCACAGGTCCTAttgacttttaaataaaaaattcctTTCCAATTGCTGAATGTAATATATTTAGTTTCCAGAGTATGGTTTCTATAAAACTCATAAGTGTGTTTTTCCTGTTGCTTTGTAGGGCTGTTCCAGAGAACCAGGCTAGTTATTTTTcagcaacttaaaaataaataatactaaAGATATTTCTCAATAATTTTATAAatgtaaaacagaaaacagaaagcataATTCAGTGCATAAGGTGTATTATACTTATAAGGAAGATGATGActcatctcttccttcctctgcatGTCACTTTAGTATACCTCTCTGACACTGGTCCCTTATTCGAGTAACTCTTTGTGAGACTTTCCTGCTCACTTTCAGTTCATTTACATAAATTTTTGAAGGACTTGCAAGAAGTTAGAAAAGTTTTGAGGATCCACAACTCCCATGAACTGTTGGGTGCAAAGTACAAAGGAAAGGGCAAATCATTTTCTGTTCACTGCTGATGGTTAAAGTTGAATATGGAGTTCTGTGCTTGCTGGCCAGTTTCTGCATTGCCTAGGATAGGCAGAAGTTTTATGGGAACATGGATGGTATAGGTGTGAGGAAtataataatattatatataataacTACTATGTGTTGTTTTTAAGCATCAGCCTGATCTTGGGATTGGAGTTCATCTTATGGACAGATACACATTCTATGTTCTAGAGTTCTTGGAAGAAATTCATCCAGCCAGTCAGACAAATATGAATGACCTAGTAAGTAGTATACTTAACATTCATGAGTACACTAATGACTTTAACATtctcaaaacaaatttattttgtcCATAGGGTTCTCCAAAAGTTTTTTGTTCTCCTGCTTTTTCCCTCAGAAGCagcttggggtgggggtggggggggggtgagagatTGCCGTTATTAAATGCAATTATAGTGTAACATTTTGGTGATTTTCCTCAGGGTGAAACTGGTCTGTTGGCTACAGAAAAAATAACCAACACTAACcagatttttttatattaattgaaaaatattatttgcacatgaaaaataatagcaaaaattTGTATATAAAATCAGCTTAATGGATAACAGACATTTTGCAAATGTGGAAAGGCAGCCATTGATACTGTTTTGCAAAGGTGGTTTATACAGTTAGAATTCTAGCCATGCACTCGCAAATTCCTACAGACACTGATTTCTCTATGTATCTGCATAGACTCCAGAGTGAGACATGTCCAAATCCAACTGTATGTTTAGAGTTTATTATATCTTGGGTAAATACTAGTTGTAGCTTTCGAGGTATGATGCAgaacccccttcccccccccccaacctattACAAAATTTATGAAAATGTCTTTATAACAGTTAGATATACACTGGTGAGATGATGTAAATAAAAAGTAACCATATTTTATGTATTCTATTAACCCTTTGTGCCTGTTCAGATATTAATTTCCTTGTAGTAATTCATTGGTAATACATTGTAGTAATACGTGCTTTGGTGCCTAGTAGCTCTAAACTCTGACATGGTGTATAAATGATTTAAGAGCAACCATTGACTGAGCACACTGTCTTTGATTCATTTCAATAAAAGGAGCAGCTGCTCAAAAGTTTTGTCACCCTCTGTCTACAAAGGCTGGTGTTAGCCTGGCTGCTAGATATGTAGTAGAATTCACTCTAAACAGCCCACACTTGACAGATTTTATGTTGATACAGAACTGATTCAGTGACTAAGATTCAAAATTCTTTTACTACCAAGGAATGAAATTCTATCCTGTAATTCAACATCATCTGATCATGGGATACAGAtcactttaaaataaatctttttaaagaagaatatGCAAGTTCTTTATTAATTATGTATCTGCTTCTAAAATGTTGTTTGAATGAATTGGCCAGAACTCTCTTCTGAAAATGAATTGCCAGATAACAGCCAAATAACTTGCCAGAAAATGAATTGAGTGATAACAGCatcaaaaatgaacattttctagTATATAAGAAACCACCTGGGAATTAGTATAACTGGTCTAGCCAGTTAGATGTTAATTCAGATGTTGTGGATGGTATAGCTGGCCAAGTAGTCTTCATTTtgggctcttcagagaagataTCTCAACATTTTTCCTTGTGTTATTGTGTTTCCTTATGTGCTGAGTACTCAGGAAGAGCTGAGGTAACTTGCCTCCTACTGGCAAATTATTTGCGTTGTGTAAGTCATCATATGGTACCTCATTGCTCTGCTTATTGTTGCtatgggaggggaagagaatggACCCAAATATATCATGATTTGTGGTGGTAATGTACTGAGTCTTAACACGTATGTATT contains:
- the PIGK gene encoding GPI-anchor transamidase, whose protein sequence is MAARRARAAAALLLGCCGAALASGVQDQAEQFFKSGHTNNWAVLVCTSRFWFNYRHVANTLSVYRSVKRLGIPDSHIVLMLADDMACNPRNPKPATVFSHKNMELNVYGDDVEVDYRSYEVTVENFLRVLTGRIPPGTPRSKRLLSDDRSNILIYMTGHGGNGFLKFQDSEEITNVELADAFEQMWQKRRYNELLFIIDTCQGASMYERFYSPNIMALASSQVGEDSLSHQPDLGIGVHLMDRYTFYVLEFLEEIHPASQTNMNDLFQVCPKSLCVSTPGHRTDLFQRDPQNVLITDFFGSVRKVEITAETISLDPNLAAFESKPPKDELAAEPLKYAEQLPVAQIIHQKPKQKDWHPPGGFILGLWALIIMVFFKTYGIKHMKHIF